A stretch of Gemmatimonas aurantiaca T-27 DNA encodes these proteins:
- a CDS encoding CocE/NonD family hydrolase: MRRLALLLCGLTTLVTAPAVGAQAPTPADSARLATYERREVMIPMRDGVKLHTFVFTPKDQQGALPFILTRTPYGIGGAAGNFITSYAEMADERYIFVFQDIRGRFDSEGQFVMLRSPRDRKDSKAIDESTDTWDTIDWLLANVPRNNGRVGQLGVSYPGWLTVMSMLDPHPALKAVSPQASPASMFIGDDFHHNGAFRLAYGFEYVAMMESGKGMNRFAFDKVDNYSWHLENGPLSNIDRKYFKGERPTWNDFVAHPNFDAFWKREALAQYLDRVNVPTLNVGGWWDQEDFYGPLTIYQELEKHDTKGINYLVVGPWNHGGWRGRSGQTLGNIDFGSETAPYFRRTIEAPWFAYWLKDKGSLSLAEATTFESGTNEWRRHEAWPPKQNVGARRLYFHAEGKLAFEPPPARDPKPYDSYVSDPAKPVPYRARPILATFGPGSTWSQWLADDQRFVQDRPDVVAWETPALDHDVTIAGDIVARLMAATTGTDADWVVKLIDVYPEDHPKLGGYQFMVANEVLRGRFRDSYEHPKAIAPGKVTEFKVGLHTQNYRFQKGHKIRVQIQSSWFPLIDRNPQTFVPNIFKASASDYRAATQRIYRSPTLSSYLQLSIVTPNPIVP, from the coding sequence ATGAGACGTTTGGCGCTACTGCTCTGCGGATTGACGACCTTGGTGACCGCTCCGGCTGTCGGTGCACAGGCCCCGACGCCCGCCGACAGTGCTCGCCTGGCAACGTACGAGCGTCGGGAAGTCATGATCCCCATGCGGGACGGCGTGAAGCTGCACACGTTCGTTTTCACGCCAAAGGATCAGCAGGGGGCATTGCCATTCATCCTGACGCGCACACCGTACGGTATCGGCGGGGCGGCTGGCAACTTCATCACCTCGTACGCGGAGATGGCCGACGAACGCTACATCTTCGTCTTTCAGGACATCCGCGGACGATTCGATTCCGAAGGACAGTTCGTGATGTTGCGCTCACCGCGCGACAGAAAGGACAGCAAGGCCATCGACGAGAGTACCGATACCTGGGATACGATCGACTGGCTGCTGGCCAATGTGCCGCGCAACAACGGGCGTGTGGGACAACTGGGAGTGTCTTACCCCGGTTGGCTCACCGTGATGTCGATGCTCGATCCACACCCGGCACTCAAGGCGGTATCGCCGCAGGCATCACCCGCCTCGATGTTCATCGGTGACGACTTCCATCACAACGGCGCGTTTCGGCTGGCCTATGGCTTCGAATACGTCGCCATGATGGAGAGCGGCAAGGGCATGAACCGATTTGCGTTCGACAAGGTGGACAACTATTCGTGGCACCTCGAGAATGGTCCACTGTCGAACATCGACCGGAAGTACTTCAAGGGTGAACGTCCCACGTGGAATGATTTTGTGGCGCATCCAAACTTTGATGCCTTCTGGAAGCGGGAGGCGTTGGCGCAGTATCTCGATCGGGTCAATGTGCCCACCCTCAACGTCGGTGGCTGGTGGGACCAGGAAGATTTTTACGGACCACTCACCATCTACCAGGAACTCGAGAAACACGACACCAAGGGCATCAACTATCTCGTCGTGGGCCCATGGAATCACGGCGGATGGCGTGGGCGTTCAGGGCAGACGTTGGGCAATATCGATTTTGGCAGCGAGACGGCGCCGTACTTCCGGCGCACGATCGAGGCGCCATGGTTCGCGTACTGGCTGAAAGACAAAGGCTCGTTGTCGCTGGCTGAAGCCACCACGTTCGAGTCGGGGACCAACGAATGGCGCCGGCACGAAGCCTGGCCCCCCAAGCAGAACGTTGGAGCGCGTCGCCTCTATTTCCATGCCGAAGGGAAGCTGGCCTTCGAACCGCCACCGGCCCGTGATCCAAAGCCGTACGATTCGTACGTTTCCGATCCGGCCAAACCAGTGCCGTATCGGGCACGTCCTATCCTGGCGACGTTCGGCCCGGGATCGACATGGTCGCAGTGGCTCGCCGATGATCAGCGCTTCGTGCAGGATCGCCCCGATGTGGTGGCGTGGGAAACGCCTGCACTCGACCACGATGTCACGATTGCCGGCGATATTGTTGCGCGTCTGATGGCGGCCACCACGGGCACCGATGCCGACTGGGTTGTCAAACTCATCGATGTGTATCCGGAAGATCACCCCAAGCTCGGTGGTTATCAGTTCATGGTGGCCAACGAGGTGCTGCGTGGGCGCTTCCGCGACAGCTACGAACATCCGAAGGCCATCGCGCCGGGAAAGGTCACCGAGTTCAAAGTCGGGCTGCACACGCAGAACTATCGCTTCCAGAAGGGGCACAAGATCCGCGTGCAGATCCAGAGTAGCTGGTTTCCGTTGATTGATCGGAACCCGCAGACGTTCGTGCCCAACATCTTCAAGGCGAGTGCATCCGACTATCGGGCCGCCACCCAGCGCATCTATCGCTCGCCGACGCTGTCGTCGTATCTGCAACTGTCGATCGTGACCCCCAACCCGATCGTACCGTGA
- a CDS encoding dipeptidase, which produces MADHSVTRRSLLMQTAVAGLATIAAPMINLGRYQLFGQGTPQYSKRAVDIVQRSLVIDMLSVFTLNFPDQDKWERDPESFTEAEFQTFLDSGINVFHPAVGQGGPNAYDSAIRFFGGWNAFIAGSDTRLMRIDSVGDFGRVKAAKKIAVILGLQNSEHFRRPADVDFFFNLGQRVSQLTYNSRNLIGNGSTERRDEGISDFGVSIIERMNQVGMAIDVSHCGDRTTLDAFELSKKPVLITHSNARVLANGHPRDKADEAILAVKKNGGVMGITGVRMFVRDREPTTIEHALDHFDHVAKLIGPEHLGVGSDIDLHGYDSMPPELNKQLRNSYKGSYGFRERIDIEGLDHPRRMFDLTEGLIRRKYSDANIEGILGGNFRRVLSEIWTT; this is translated from the coding sequence ATGGCAGACCATTCCGTGACCCGCCGCTCGCTGCTCATGCAGACAGCCGTGGCCGGCCTCGCCACCATCGCGGCGCCGATGATCAATCTCGGGCGCTACCAATTGTTCGGGCAGGGGACGCCACAATACTCCAAGCGGGCCGTCGACATCGTGCAGCGCTCGCTGGTGATCGACATGTTGAGCGTCTTCACGCTCAACTTTCCTGATCAAGACAAGTGGGAGCGCGATCCGGAGTCGTTCACCGAAGCGGAGTTCCAGACGTTCCTCGACTCGGGAATCAACGTGTTTCATCCGGCGGTCGGTCAGGGCGGTCCGAATGCCTACGACTCGGCCATTCGATTCTTCGGTGGATGGAACGCGTTCATCGCTGGCAGCGATACCCGTCTGATGCGCATCGATTCGGTGGGGGACTTCGGGCGGGTGAAGGCCGCCAAGAAGATCGCGGTGATCCTCGGTCTGCAGAACTCCGAGCATTTCCGCCGGCCAGCCGATGTGGATTTCTTCTTCAATCTTGGACAGCGCGTCTCGCAACTCACCTACAACAGCCGCAATCTCATCGGGAACGGATCCACGGAGCGCCGCGATGAAGGGATCAGCGACTTCGGTGTGTCCATCATCGAACGCATGAACCAAGTGGGCATGGCCATCGATGTGTCGCACTGCGGCGATCGGACCACGCTGGATGCCTTTGAGTTGTCCAAGAAGCCGGTACTCATCACGCACTCCAACGCCCGTGTGCTTGCCAATGGCCACCCGCGCGACAAGGCCGATGAAGCCATTCTGGCGGTGAAGAAGAATGGTGGAGTCATGGGCATCACCGGCGTGCGCATGTTCGTGCGTGACCGCGAACCCACCACCATCGAACACGCCCTCGATCACTTCGATCATGTCGCGAAGCTGATTGGCCCAGAGCATCTTGGTGTCGGCAGCGATATCGACTTGCATGGGTACGATTCCATGCCGCCCGAACTGAACAAGCAGTTGCGGAACAGCTACAAGGGCAGCTACGGCTTTCGCGAGCGGATCGATATCGAGGGACTTGACCATCCACGGCGCATGTTCGATCTCACGGAAGGACTCATTCGTCGCAAGTACAGCGATGCCAATATCGAGGGCATTCTCGGCGGGAACTTCCGGCGTGTGCTGTCGGAGATCTGGACGACGTGA
- a CDS encoding GntR family transcriptional regulator produces MSSARTSRRATAGAINQPPTTVSANEGGGRGASVGRAYDEIRELIVHGRLAPGSRIIESDIAERLGLSRTPVRSALHRLQQEGYVAMIDRMKETRLIVAPLTQADALELFQMVGHLEGLAARTAAERPQEERTEIVTRLRMLNGHLATAGLAVPSDPRRLFDHDTAFHRAYVEAGAGPRLQALHDAIKPQAERYARLYVNSLVDEIGKSVEEHELINRAIEMGDAAGAQSAVENNWRNAAVRLARVIDSQGERGSW; encoded by the coding sequence GTGTCCTCTGCAAGAACCTCTCGTCGCGCTACGGCCGGTGCGATCAATCAGCCGCCGACCACCGTGTCAGCCAATGAAGGTGGCGGACGTGGGGCGAGCGTGGGCCGTGCCTACGATGAGATCCGGGAGCTCATCGTGCACGGTCGACTGGCGCCCGGTAGTCGGATCATCGAGAGCGACATCGCCGAGCGTCTCGGATTGAGCCGCACCCCGGTACGGAGTGCGCTCCACCGGCTGCAGCAGGAAGGGTACGTCGCGATGATCGATCGGATGAAGGAGACCCGGCTCATCGTGGCCCCTCTCACGCAGGCCGATGCGCTCGAGCTGTTTCAGATGGTTGGGCATCTCGAGGGGCTGGCCGCCCGTACGGCCGCAGAACGTCCGCAGGAAGAGCGGACTGAGATCGTCACCCGGCTGCGCATGCTCAACGGACACCTGGCGACGGCGGGGTTGGCCGTACCGTCGGACCCGCGCCGTCTGTTCGATCACGATACCGCCTTCCACCGTGCCTACGTGGAGGCCGGTGCCGGCCCGCGACTGCAGGCACTGCACGATGCGATCAAGCCGCAAGCCGAGCGGTATGCGCGGCTGTACGTGAATTCCCTGGTCGACGAAATCGGCAAATCGGTTGAGGAGCACGAGCTCATCAATCGAGCGATTGAAATGGGAGATGCCGCAGGGGCCCAGTCCGCCGTGGAGAACAATTGGCGGAACGCCGCTGTCCGCTTGGCGCGGGTGATCGACAGCCAAGGGGAACGCGGGAGCTGGTAG
- a CDS encoding M20 metallopeptidase family protein encodes MSAGQGDVVDGAMSGVPTAVGGQFDAGLRNGLLALRRDLHQHPELSFAEARTAAQLEAAIRQFATPAGDTVSVQQVAGTGLVARIPGLSRSAPVVAIRGDIDALPIQEDTGLPYASVNAGVMHACGHDVHATWAIGAASLLARRPAHGDVLIVLQPAEEIGEGASAILASDALDGVSAIFGAHVDRRFPVGQVVAQAGSLAAAADTFSITLRGRGAHGARPHESADPILGAGMLVVALQSVVSRRVNPSVPAVLTVATLQAGTASNIIPDHATIGGTLRTIDPQTRTLVAEEVRRIAHGIAATHGLEADVRIELGPPPIVNPEREAMWAHAAAVSLVGSNNVVPLGITNMGGEDFAYYMERIPGAFLRIGAREAGGEPTPAHSPKFFADDGALFIGAAVLAETARRASAALATR; translated from the coding sequence GTGAGCGCTGGGCAGGGCGATGTGGTTGATGGTGCGATGAGCGGCGTGCCGACCGCCGTCGGGGGGCAGTTCGATGCGGGCCTCCGCAACGGTCTGCTCGCGCTCCGTCGCGATTTGCATCAACACCCCGAACTCTCGTTCGCCGAAGCGCGCACGGCGGCGCAACTCGAGGCGGCCATCCGTCAGTTCGCGACACCTGCCGGCGACACCGTTTCGGTGCAACAGGTCGCTGGCACCGGACTGGTGGCCCGCATTCCCGGTCTCTCTCGCAGCGCACCGGTGGTCGCGATTCGTGGCGACATCGATGCGCTACCCATTCAGGAAGACACCGGGTTGCCGTATGCCTCTGTGAATGCGGGCGTGATGCACGCGTGCGGGCACGACGTGCACGCCACGTGGGCCATCGGGGCCGCCAGTTTGTTGGCTCGCCGCCCAGCTCACGGTGATGTGTTGATTGTGTTGCAGCCCGCCGAGGAGATAGGAGAAGGTGCGTCAGCCATACTCGCGTCTGATGCACTCGATGGCGTGTCGGCCATTTTTGGCGCGCATGTCGATCGACGTTTCCCCGTTGGGCAGGTCGTCGCTCAGGCCGGCTCACTGGCTGCAGCAGCCGATACGTTTTCGATCACGTTGCGCGGTCGCGGCGCGCATGGCGCACGACCACATGAATCGGCGGACCCGATCCTGGGCGCAGGGATGCTGGTCGTCGCACTGCAAAGTGTGGTGTCTCGGCGGGTAAATCCTTCGGTGCCAGCCGTGCTCACCGTGGCCACCCTGCAGGCCGGTACGGCGTCAAACATCATCCCCGATCATGCGACGATTGGGGGCACACTACGTACAATCGACCCGCAAACACGTACGCTGGTGGCCGAGGAAGTACGGCGCATAGCGCACGGCATCGCCGCAACGCATGGACTCGAAGCCGACGTCCGTATCGAGTTGGGCCCGCCGCCCATTGTGAATCCCGAGCGGGAAGCCATGTGGGCACACGCCGCTGCCGTGTCGCTGGTGGGGAGCAACAACGTCGTGCCGCTCGGCATCACCAACATGGGCGGCGAAGACTTCGCGTACTACATGGAGCGAATACCGGGCGCCTTTCTGCGCATCGGTGCACGCGAAGCCGGTGGTGAACCCACACCAGCCCACTCACCGAAGTTTTTCGCCGACGATGGCGCCCTGTTCATCGGAGCCGCCGTCCTCGCCGAAACCGCTCGCCGCGCGTCCGCCGCGCTGGCCACCAGGTAG
- a CDS encoding serine hydrolase, translating into MNSTRLRSFASTVRLLALLAALALPMAPAAAQRDVITRLDTDIATAVKAWKTAGLAVSIVRNDSVLLAKGYGLGEIGKPTAVDADTRFAIGSTTKAMTSLALGMLVDEGKVRWDAPVIEYLPAFKLSDPWVTRELTIRDILTHRAGLGNADLLWTGTDFSTEEILRRIGTVQPAYSFRSGWIYQNIMYAVAGAVVEAASGQTWDAFLEQRLFAPLGMNSTITRLSKIEGKPNVASPHGLVNDSIRLIENRAVDPVAAAGSVWSSVNDMAKWMRFVLDSGRVNGKRLVSETTFRTWLSPQVVADPATYPALALSRPHFFLYGLGWFLQDYNGQAVAMHTGSIDGMSAIIGLIPDKRLGVYVLANTDHVELRHAIMYEVFDRLGGAAGAKKRDWSADLLTLLSSESQRASQPQRAIDTKPSLPLASYVATYRNPTYGDVVITLADQTLHARFGNLYDGDLSHWQYETFRARWTGRGEGNLTFRPDGTGRIIGLQLLGNTFTRIAPAR; encoded by the coding sequence ATGAACTCCACCCGCCTGCGATCCTTCGCCTCCACCGTGCGCCTTCTGGCCCTCTTGGCGGCCCTTGCCCTCCCGATGGCTCCCGCCGCCGCTCAGCGTGATGTCATCACTCGCCTCGACACCGATATCGCCACCGCGGTCAAAGCTTGGAAGACGGCGGGCTTGGCCGTCTCCATCGTGCGGAATGACAGCGTCCTGCTGGCCAAGGGATATGGCTTGGGCGAAATCGGCAAACCCACCGCGGTCGATGCCGACACACGCTTCGCCATTGGATCCACCACCAAGGCGATGACCTCATTGGCGCTCGGCATGCTCGTCGATGAAGGCAAGGTGCGGTGGGATGCCCCGGTCATCGAATATCTGCCGGCCTTCAAGCTGTCCGATCCGTGGGTGACGCGCGAACTCACCATTCGCGACATCCTCACGCATCGCGCCGGACTGGGCAACGCCGACCTACTGTGGACGGGTACAGACTTCTCTACGGAGGAGATCCTGCGTCGCATCGGCACCGTGCAACCCGCCTACTCGTTCCGCTCCGGTTGGATTTACCAGAACATCATGTACGCGGTGGCGGGTGCGGTGGTGGAGGCGGCATCGGGTCAGACGTGGGATGCGTTCCTCGAGCAGCGCCTCTTCGCGCCGCTCGGTATGAACAGCACGATCACGCGGCTTTCCAAGATCGAAGGCAAGCCCAATGTCGCGAGTCCACATGGCTTGGTGAACGATTCCATTCGTCTGATTGAGAATCGTGCCGTTGATCCTGTGGCCGCAGCGGGCTCGGTATGGTCGTCGGTGAACGACATGGCGAAGTGGATGCGCTTTGTGCTCGACTCGGGGCGTGTGAACGGCAAGCGGTTGGTGAGCGAGACGACCTTTCGCACCTGGCTTTCACCGCAGGTCGTCGCCGATCCCGCGACCTATCCGGCGCTCGCGCTCTCGCGTCCGCACTTCTTTCTCTACGGACTGGGCTGGTTCCTGCAGGACTACAACGGACAGGCCGTAGCGATGCACACCGGCAGCATCGATGGCATGAGTGCCATCATCGGTCTCATTCCCGACAAGCGCCTTGGCGTGTATGTGCTCGCGAATACCGATCATGTCGAACTGCGACACGCCATCATGTACGAAGTGTTCGATCGACTGGGTGGCGCGGCCGGTGCGAAGAAGCGTGATTGGAGCGCCGATCTGCTCACGCTGCTCTCCAGCGAAAGTCAACGCGCTTCGCAACCACAGCGCGCTATCGACACCAAACCCTCACTGCCGCTGGCGTCCTATGTGGCCACATACCGCAATCCCACCTATGGCGATGTGGTGATCACGCTGGCCGATCAAACACTGCATGCCCGTTTTGGCAACCTGTACGACGGCGATCTGTCGCACTGGCAATACGAAACGTTCCGCGCCCGATGGACGGGGCGTGGCGAAGGCAACCTCACGTTCCGCCCCGACGGGACGGGGCGCATCATCGGATTGCAGCTCCTCGGCAACACCTTCACTCGAATCGCACCCGCGCGTTGA
- a CDS encoding sodium:solute symporter family protein, translated as MNVSWIDWVIVAVTILVCFVPALFLAKRSASSTTEFFASGRSVPWWLAGLSMVATTFSSDTPNWVTEQVRRYGVAGNWQWWAFVLTGIATVFFFARLWRRSGVLTDLEFYELRYSGKEASWVRGFRAVYLGLFFNCFIMGMVTLAACKIANILFGLAPWQTILLTGVLNVVFAAHSGLWGVLVIDMIQFFIKMTAVFAAAWFSLVEVGRRLAGTPDGWLGLKALVGTLATQQVVQGAGDAQPVMSMKDGSGQPILDMMPNFAMSDLVLMIFLMPIAISWWANWYPGAEPGGGSYIAQRMLASKSEKDSLGGTLFFNLAHYVLRPWPWIITALCSIIVYPDLASIKAAFPTADASLIGHDSAFPAMLKFLPVGFVGLMIGGLIAANSSTILTHLNWGSSYLVHDFYRRFIRRDATEAHYVAAGRLTTVFLFAFSALLSLGMSSAQQAFQVLLSIGAGTGLLYIARWFWWRVSAWCEIVAMAVSLITSLAVPRLMPEAGFAVTTIVQVGLTTIAWLITAFVGPATDRATLVAFVQKVKPSGPGWTAQRAAAGLSDAEVARENQIGTSLLGWVAGCVVIWSSLFAIGNFLYLSGDPSRTTNAWILAGVFTVSGVVLLQVTRKLWSTAK; from the coding sequence ATGAACGTCTCCTGGATTGACTGGGTCATTGTGGCGGTCACCATTCTGGTGTGCTTCGTCCCGGCCCTGTTCCTGGCTAAACGCTCGGCGTCGAGCACGACGGAGTTCTTTGCCTCCGGCCGCTCGGTGCCCTGGTGGCTGGCGGGGCTTTCGATGGTGGCCACCACGTTTTCTTCGGACACGCCCAACTGGGTGACGGAGCAGGTCCGACGCTATGGCGTCGCGGGCAACTGGCAGTGGTGGGCGTTTGTGCTCACGGGTATCGCCACCGTGTTTTTCTTCGCACGCCTGTGGCGCCGCTCCGGGGTGCTCACCGATCTGGAGTTCTACGAGCTGCGGTACTCGGGGAAGGAGGCCTCGTGGGTGCGTGGCTTTCGCGCGGTGTACCTCGGCCTCTTCTTCAATTGTTTCATCATGGGGATGGTGACGTTGGCGGCCTGCAAGATCGCCAACATCCTCTTCGGCCTCGCGCCCTGGCAGACCATCCTGCTGACCGGCGTCCTGAATGTCGTGTTCGCGGCGCACTCGGGACTGTGGGGGGTGCTGGTCATCGACATGATCCAGTTTTTCATCAAGATGACCGCGGTGTTTGCCGCAGCGTGGTTTTCTCTGGTGGAAGTCGGCCGACGCCTGGCCGGCACCCCAGACGGTTGGCTCGGTCTCAAGGCGCTGGTCGGGACACTGGCCACCCAGCAAGTGGTGCAAGGCGCGGGCGATGCACAGCCTGTGATGTCCATGAAGGATGGATCGGGGCAGCCGATTCTCGACATGATGCCGAACTTCGCCATGTCCGATCTGGTGCTGATGATCTTCCTGATGCCCATCGCCATCAGTTGGTGGGCCAACTGGTACCCGGGCGCAGAACCGGGCGGCGGCTCCTACATCGCGCAGCGCATGCTGGCGTCCAAATCCGAAAAGGATTCTCTCGGCGGCACCCTGTTCTTCAATCTGGCGCACTACGTCCTGCGCCCGTGGCCGTGGATCATCACGGCGTTGTGCTCGATCATCGTGTATCCCGACCTGGCCAGCATCAAGGCAGCATTCCCAACCGCTGATGCGTCGCTGATCGGACACGACTCCGCGTTTCCGGCGATGCTCAAGTTTTTGCCGGTCGGGTTCGTGGGACTGATGATCGGTGGCCTCATTGCCGCCAATTCATCGACCATCCTCACGCACCTCAACTGGGGATCGTCGTATCTGGTACATGACTTCTATCGGCGCTTCATTCGCCGAGACGCAACAGAAGCGCACTATGTGGCCGCGGGACGTCTGACCACGGTGTTTCTGTTCGCCTTCTCTGCCCTGCTCAGTCTGGGCATGAGTTCGGCGCAACAGGCGTTTCAGGTACTGCTGTCCATCGGCGCGGGGACGGGGCTTTTGTACATCGCCCGATGGTTCTGGTGGCGTGTGTCGGCATGGTGTGAAATCGTCGCCATGGCGGTCTCGCTGATCACGTCGCTGGCCGTACCGCGTCTCATGCCTGAAGCGGGGTTTGCGGTGACGACCATCGTGCAGGTTGGGCTGACGACGATCGCGTGGTTGATCACCGCCTTCGTGGGACCGGCGACCGACCGCGCGACGCTGGTGGCTTTTGTGCAAAAGGTGAAGCCATCTGGTCCCGGCTGGACGGCACAGCGGGCCGCGGCCGGTCTCTCGGACGCCGAAGTGGCGCGGGAGAATCAGATCGGGACGTCACTGCTCGGTTGGGTGGCCGGCTGCGTGGTGATCTGGTCGTCGCTGTTCGCGATCGGAAACTTCCTGTACCTGTCGGGTGACCCGAGCCGGACGACGAATGCGTGGATCCTGGCCGGGGTGTTCACCGTAAGCGGCGTGGTGTTGCTGCAGGTCACGCGGAAGTTGTGGAGTACCGCGAAGTAG
- a CDS encoding N-acyl-D-amino-acid deacylase family protein: MRSLMQKTITKKMRTAHNILVVAVMTFVTIAANPLQAQNAAEYDVVIRNGRVLDGAGNPWILADVAIHQGRFVRIGRVTGRGAREIDARGRYVSPGWIDMMDQSGSVLRRSGLAENKLLQGVTTAIGGEGGTPVPASGIVEYFTALEQQGISINFGTYYSQAQTRVAVLGPSPRAPSATELDRMKASMDTAMRAGAMGMTSALIYAPSSCATTSELIEVARVAARYGGVYASHIRGEGAEVVQSVREAIEIGERAGLPVEVFHLKVAHQPGWGILMDSVRQVVDAARSRNVDVAADLYVYTAGGTGLEATIPTWAHEGGRDSLRQRLADPVVRTRLKGEMRTGSPGWWNIIEAAGGWNGVVLVGAQNPANAKWENKSIARIAEEQGREPADVAFDLVAQGNGRVMAVYHMMSEQDIETALRFPWTSIGSDAGAVAQIGVADAGQFPHPRGFGNAPRVIARYVRERKVLSLEEAVRKMTSWPATRMRLADRGVIREGAWADVTIFDYETLTDAATYDQPTALPKGVEYVLVNGVLVIDAGRHTGARPGKVLR; encoded by the coding sequence GTGAGATCACTGATGCAGAAGACCATCACGAAGAAGATGAGAACCGCACACAACATCCTGGTGGTGGCGGTCATGACTTTCGTCACGATCGCTGCGAATCCGCTGCAGGCACAGAACGCCGCCGAGTACGATGTGGTGATCCGCAATGGTCGCGTACTTGATGGAGCCGGCAATCCCTGGATTCTCGCTGATGTGGCGATTCATCAGGGACGATTCGTACGCATAGGCCGGGTCACGGGCCGCGGTGCTCGTGAGATCGACGCTCGCGGCAGGTATGTCTCGCCTGGCTGGATCGACATGATGGATCAGTCGGGGAGTGTACTGCGGCGCAGCGGACTGGCCGAAAACAAATTGTTGCAGGGTGTGACCACGGCCATCGGCGGCGAAGGAGGCACACCGGTTCCCGCGTCGGGCATTGTCGAGTACTTCACGGCGCTCGAGCAACAGGGCATCAGCATCAACTTCGGCACGTACTACAGTCAGGCCCAGACACGGGTCGCCGTGCTCGGCCCGTCACCGCGCGCACCGAGTGCCACCGAACTCGATCGCATGAAGGCCAGCATGGACACGGCGATGCGTGCCGGTGCGATGGGCATGACGTCGGCACTCATCTACGCGCCATCGAGTTGTGCCACGACATCCGAACTGATCGAGGTGGCACGGGTCGCCGCACGTTACGGTGGTGTGTACGCCAGTCACATTCGTGGTGAAGGGGCCGAAGTGGTGCAGTCGGTGCGGGAAGCCATCGAGATCGGTGAACGCGCCGGGTTGCCAGTGGAAGTGTTTCACCTCAAAGTCGCGCACCAGCCAGGGTGGGGAATCCTGATGGATTCCGTCCGGCAGGTCGTCGATGCGGCGCGCAGTCGCAATGTGGATGTGGCCGCCGATCTGTATGTGTACACCGCGGGCGGCACGGGACTCGAAGCCACTATACCCACCTGGGCTCACGAGGGAGGCCGGGATTCGTTGCGGCAGCGTCTTGCCGATCCGGTGGTGCGGACTCGGCTCAAGGGGGAGATGCGCACCGGATCCCCAGGGTGGTGGAACATCATCGAAGCGGCCGGCGGATGGAACGGCGTCGTACTGGTAGGGGCGCAGAATCCCGCCAACGCCAAGTGGGAGAACAAGTCCATCGCGCGCATCGCCGAAGAGCAGGGACGCGAACCGGCCGATGTGGCGTTCGATCTGGTGGCGCAGGGCAATGGTCGGGTGATGGCGGTGTATCACATGATGTCCGAGCAAGACATCGAAACCGCGTTGCGTTTCCCCTGGACCAGTATTGGCAGTGACGCTGGTGCGGTGGCACAGATTGGTGTGGCGGACGCCGGACAGTTCCCGCATCCGCGCGGCTTTGGCAATGCGCCCCGGGTCATCGCACGTTACGTTCGTGAGCGAAAGGTGTTGTCGCTCGAAGAGGCGGTGCGCAAGATGACCTCATGGCCGGCCACACGGATGCGACTGGCTGACCGTGGCGTCATACGCGAGGGGGCCTGGGCCGATGTCACCATCTTCGACTATGAGACGCTCACCGATGCTGCTACCTACGACCAACCCACAGCGCTGCCCAAGGGCGTCGAGTATGTGCTCGTGAACGGCGTCCTGGTCATCGACGCCGGACGTCACACTGGTGCGCGGCCCGGCAAGGTGCTGCGTTGA